The following proteins are co-located in the Desulfurococcus amylolyticus Z-533 genome:
- a CDS encoding archease, with the protein MGEEVIASRNGRFDFLEHMSDIYVRAYGKDILELFENSGLALFDSMTNIDHLRPAVEKRLEVDGFDMENLLYKWLESLLLLYYSEKLMCGSIGVEELSIERINGDLSYKLKARVLCEEFNPLRHEARVEVKSPTYNLMRILKQEDKWVAYFVLDI; encoded by the coding sequence ATGGGAGAGGAAGTGATTGCATCGAGAAATGGCAGGTTCGATTTTCTCGAGCACATGAGCGATATATATGTTAGAGCCTATGGTAAGGACATCCTAGAGTTATTCGAGAACAGCGGGTTAGCGTTATTCGACTCGATGACTAATATTGATCACCTTAGACCAGCCGTGGAGAAGAGGCTAGAGGTTGATGGCTTTGACATGGAGAATTTACTATATAAATGGCTTGAGTCCCTTCTGTTATTATATTACAGTGAGAAACTAATGTGCGGAAGCATAGGTGTGGAAGAATTAAGTATTGAGAGGATTAATGGGGATTTATCATACAAGCTCAAGGCACGGGTACTATGTGAGGAATTCAATCCCTTAAGACATGAGGCCAGGGTTGAGGTGAAGTCTCCAACATATAACTTAATGAGGATATTGAAGCAGGAGGATAAGTGGGTGGCTTACTTCGTCCTAGATATTTAA
- the rbcL gene encoding type III ribulose-bisphosphate carboxylase gives MSGKFEFETYHEYIDKNYTPDPSNDVIAVYRVKPAQGFTIEDAAGGVAAESSTGTWTSLYNWYDVGRVRRLSGKAYYFKDLGDGSWIVKIAYPVELFEEGNIPGLLASIAGNIFGMKRVEGLRLEDIYLPKKFLESFKGPSKGLNGVREIFGVKDRPIVGTVPKPKEGYSPEEVEKLALELLSGGLDYIKDDENLTSPSFCRFEARAKAIMKVIDKVEKETGERKVWFANITSDIREMEKRLRLVADYGNPYIMVDVVITGWSALTYIRDLAEEYGLAIHGHRAMHAAFTRNPYHGISMYVLAKLYRIIGIDQLHIGTAGAGKLEGGKLDVIRYAKILREIHFKPDPDDIYHLEQPMHHIKPAMPVSSGGLHPGNLPPVIEALGTNLVLQIGGGVIGHPDGPRAGALAVRQALEAIMNNIPLDEYAKTHRELARALEKWGFTKPI, from the coding sequence ATGAGTGGGAAATTCGAGTTTGAAACATACCACGAGTACATAGACAAGAACTATACTCCTGACCCCAGCAACGATGTAATAGCTGTATACAGGGTTAAGCCTGCACAGGGATTCACTATTGAGGACGCTGCAGGGGGCGTAGCTGCTGAGAGTAGCACTGGTACGTGGACCAGCCTTTACAATTGGTACGATGTAGGGAGAGTTAGAAGGCTGAGTGGTAAAGCATACTACTTCAAAGACCTTGGCGATGGATCATGGATTGTGAAAATAGCATACCCAGTGGAGTTATTCGAGGAAGGAAATATACCGGGCCTGCTGGCATCCATAGCTGGAAACATATTTGGTATGAAGCGTGTTGAAGGATTAAGACTCGAGGACATATATCTCCCCAAGAAATTCCTCGAGTCATTTAAGGGACCCAGTAAGGGATTAAATGGTGTTAGAGAGATATTCGGGGTAAAGGATAGGCCTATAGTAGGCACGGTGCCGAAGCCCAAGGAGGGTTACTCACCGGAGGAAGTGGAGAAGCTGGCTTTAGAGTTGCTAAGCGGTGGATTAGACTACATAAAAGACGATGAAAACCTGACCAGCCCAAGCTTCTGTAGGTTCGAGGCCAGAGCTAAGGCCATTATGAAGGTTATTGATAAAGTAGAGAAAGAGACAGGTGAGAGAAAAGTCTGGTTCGCCAATATTACCTCCGATATACGTGAAATGGAGAAGAGGCTGAGGCTTGTAGCAGACTACGGTAACCCATACATAATGGTTGATGTCGTGATCACCGGGTGGAGCGCACTGACATATATCAGGGATCTAGCAGAGGAGTATGGACTAGCAATACATGGGCACAGAGCAATGCATGCAGCCTTCACCAGGAATCCATACCACGGCATCTCAATGTACGTGCTGGCTAAATTATACAGAATCATAGGAATAGACCAACTACACATTGGCACAGCCGGGGCAGGAAAACTCGAAGGCGGGAAGCTAGACGTTATAAGATACGCTAAAATACTGAGAGAGATACACTTCAAGCCAGACCCAGATGACATATACCACCTAGAGCAACCAATGCACCACATCAAGCCGGCAATGCCTGTCTCATCAGGTGGTTTACACCCAGGCAACCTCCCACCAGTAATAGAGGCTCTGGGTACAAACCTGGTGCTACAAATAGGTGGTGGGGTAATAGGTCATCCAGACGGGCCTAGAGCCGGAGCACTGGCTGTTAGACAGGCACTAGAGGCAATAATGAATAATATTCCACTAGACGAGTACGCTAAGACACATAGAGAGCTGGCAAGAGCACTGGAGAAATGGGGCTTTACAAAACCCATCTAG
- a CDS encoding S8 family peptidase: MVYNKYVLLIVVLALLLIPLVFSNESEALIVNGGSNKVRVVIGYRDETSRQNLLRKLGVSPVKEIRDLKILVVEIPESLITRVKSLPGIRYIEKDIEARAFGISDYYGDIKWNMYMIGITDVWDYYYKYYGRYTFGRGVVVAVLDTGIDYTHPDLYGRVAYCIRTTGSTTYRGTSLSNCMDGNGHGTHVAGIIAATINGAGVAGVAPNVTLIAVKVLYDSGSGSVTDIAEGIVEAVKAGAYILSMSLGSSSDNSVLRDASNWAYQQGAIQIVAAGNSGDGNPSTDNVNYPARYPWVIAVAAVDSNGNTPSWSSDGPEVDVAAPGVNILSTYPNKKYAYLSGTSMATPHVTGVVAVIEAMRYAAGKSWLGFDAIYKVLTSTAYDLGSPGFDVYTGYGLVDAYSAVQYALSLP, encoded by the coding sequence ATGGTGTACAATAAATATGTCTTATTAATAGTAGTACTGGCTCTACTATTAATCCCACTAGTATTCTCTAACGAATCAGAGGCGTTAATAGTCAATGGGGGCTCAAACAAGGTAAGAGTAGTGATAGGATATAGGGATGAAACCTCTAGGCAGAACCTGTTGAGGAAACTCGGGGTATCACCAGTGAAAGAGATCAGGGATCTAAAGATACTGGTTGTCGAGATACCTGAGTCATTGATAACCCGTGTTAAAAGCCTGCCGGGTATTAGATACATTGAGAAAGATATAGAGGCCAGGGCTTTCGGCATAAGCGACTATTATGGTGACATCAAGTGGAACATGTACATGATCGGCATAACGGATGTCTGGGACTACTATTATAAATACTATGGCAGGTATACATTCGGTAGGGGAGTAGTCGTAGCTGTCCTTGACACAGGTATTGATTACACCCATCCGGACCTCTATGGCAGGGTTGCATACTGTATAAGGACAACTGGCTCAACCACTTATAGGGGTACTTCACTAAGTAACTGCATGGATGGAAACGGGCATGGAACACATGTAGCCGGGATAATTGCGGCGACTATAAATGGTGCGGGCGTAGCAGGTGTAGCACCAAACGTGACCCTGATAGCGGTTAAAGTACTCTATGACTCAGGAAGCGGGAGCGTTACAGATATAGCTGAGGGAATAGTGGAAGCTGTGAAGGCTGGAGCATACATACTCAGCATGTCGCTTGGTTCCTCAAGCGATAATAGCGTGTTAAGGGATGCATCAAACTGGGCTTACCAGCAAGGCGCTATACAGATTGTTGCAGCAGGTAACTCTGGCGATGGAAACCCAAGTACAGATAACGTTAACTACCCAGCTAGATACCCATGGGTGATAGCTGTTGCAGCAGTGGATTCAAACGGTAATACACCATCATGGAGTAGTGATGGACCGGAGGTTGATGTGGCGGCGCCCGGAGTCAACATATTATCTACGTACCCGAATAAAAAATACGCTTATCTAAGCGGTACATCAATGGCTACCCCGCATGTAACAGGTGTTGTGGCAGTTATAGAAGCCATGAGGTATGCTGCTGGTAAAAGCTGGCTGGGCTTCGACGCTATTTATAAAGTCCTGACATCTACAGCATATGATCTAGGTTCTCCAGGCTTCGACGTTTACACCGGGTATGGACTAGTGGATGCGTACAGCGCAGTCCAATACGCGTTAAGTCTACCCTAG
- a CDS encoding class I SAM-dependent methyltransferase: MTHYYKPGQPGERKLFSFTIHGYTFEFISYTSLFSGSSLDDGTRLLLENIMVPRSGVVLDIGCGYGVIGIVVAKLNPLLEVYMTDVNPLAVKVARLNASRNNVEDRVVVLQGDRYKPVEGMKFNAIYSNPPLSAGMRIVEDIVLGARRYLTEDGFAQFVLARGGEYLAEKARESYNIVDAKSKKGYILLYLKP, translated from the coding sequence ATGACGCACTACTATAAGCCTGGCCAGCCAGGCGAGAGGAAGCTCTTTTCCTTCACTATTCACGGCTATACATTCGAGTTCATATCTTACACGAGTCTCTTCTCGGGATCCAGCTTGGATGATGGGACAAGACTACTCCTCGAGAACATCATGGTGCCGAGGAGCGGCGTGGTACTAGATATAGGGTGTGGCTATGGAGTGATAGGTATAGTGGTAGCTAAGTTGAACCCCTTGCTCGAAGTATATATGACTGATGTAAACCCATTAGCAGTCAAGGTGGCTCGTTTAAACGCCTCAAGGAATAATGTAGAGGATAGGGTAGTAGTCCTCCAGGGTGATAGGTATAAGCCTGTAGAAGGAATGAAGTTCAATGCCATATACTCCAATCCCCCACTCTCAGCAGGAATGAGGATAGTGGAGGACATAGTTTTAGGAGCTAGAAGATACCTGACCGAAGACGGCTTCGCACAGTTCGTGCTAGCTAGAGGAGGAGAGTACCTGGCTGAGAAAGCAAGGGAGAGTTACAACATCGTCGATGCGAAAAGTAAAAAAGGCTATATCCTCCTATATCTTAAACCATGA
- a CDS encoding RNA-guided pseudouridylation complex pseudouridine synthase subunit Cbf5, with the protein MTGVLPIGLANSTKVIGNVIHSVKEYVMVIQLHGDARESSVKMVVEYFKGDIYQKPPLRSSVKRSIRVRRIYEIELLEIRDRFILVRVLSDPGTYMRKLAHDIGLMLGTGAHMRELRRTRTGPYREDETLVRLQDISEALALWRSSGDERYIRRIILPVETSIAHLPKIMILDTAVDAIAHGANLAVPGIARLTSNVERNKTVAILTLKGELVALGTALYSAKEIAGMKKGVVARTRRVVMPTGIYPPAWRKGQPG; encoded by the coding sequence GTGACCGGTGTTCTACCAATCGGGCTAGCGAATAGTACGAAGGTCATTGGGAACGTGATACATAGTGTTAAGGAATACGTAATGGTTATACAGTTACATGGGGATGCCAGGGAGTCCAGTGTTAAAATGGTTGTAGAGTACTTTAAGGGCGATATATACCAGAAGCCGCCGCTGAGATCCAGTGTTAAGAGAAGTATTAGGGTCAGGAGGATATATGAAATCGAGTTACTGGAGATCAGGGATAGATTCATACTTGTGAGGGTTTTAAGCGATCCAGGTACATACATGAGGAAACTTGCACACGATATCGGATTAATGCTTGGCACCGGGGCACACATGAGGGAGCTACGTAGAACCCGTACAGGTCCTTATAGAGAGGATGAAACACTGGTTAGGCTGCAGGATATCAGCGAGGCACTTGCATTATGGAGGAGTAGCGGGGATGAGAGATACATCAGGAGGATAATACTCCCGGTTGAGACATCGATAGCTCACCTACCGAAGATAATGATACTTGATACAGCTGTAGACGCAATAGCTCATGGAGCCAATCTAGCTGTACCAGGCATCGCGAGGTTAACAAGTAATGTTGAGAGAAATAAAACTGTAGCTATCCTAACGCTTAAAGGCGAGCTGGTGGCGCTGGGTACGGCGCTATATAGTGCAAAGGAGATAGCTGGGATGAAGAAGGGTGTGGTGGCGAGGACCCGGAGGGTGGTAATGCCTACAGGGATCTATCCCCCCGCATGGAGGAAGGGGCAGCCGGGATGA
- a CDS encoding 50S ribosomal protein L14e produces the protein MPAIEIGRICVKTAGREAGRKCIIVDIIDDNFVLVTGPKSLTGVKRRKVNIKHLEPTDKSIKIPRGASDEEVLKAIGENGLTDYMVEHVKPKLTPI, from the coding sequence ATGCCCGCGATAGAAATAGGTAGGATATGTGTTAAAACAGCAGGTAGGGAAGCAGGCAGGAAATGCATTATAGTAGACATAATAGATGATAACTTCGTCTTAGTAACAGGGCCTAAGTCACTGACAGGAGTTAAGAGGAGAAAGGTGAACATAAAGCACTTGGAGCCCACAGATAAATCAATTAAGATACCCAGAGGCGCTAGTGATGAAGAGGTTTTAAAGGCCATCGGTGAAAATGGTTTAACAGATTATATGGTGGAGCATGTAAAGCCGAAGCTGACGCCTATTTAA
- the cmk gene encoding (d)CMP kinase: MVKIVFSGPPGSGKTTQAKRVAEYYGLKYFSAGSLFREYARRKGVSLEELSRIALEDPSIDLEIDRMTLETVRDSDDIVIDGHLAAWIVSDIVDLKIYVTAPLTLRILRVAGRDNTPLGKALAETLIREYSQRRRFMEYYGIDIYDTSIFDLTINTKLIGVEEAFNIIKSIIDKILKEKHGSMSE; the protein is encoded by the coding sequence TTGGTTAAGATAGTTTTTAGCGGGCCGCCTGGTAGTGGTAAGACGACCCAGGCTAAACGCGTTGCCGAATACTATGGGTTGAAATACTTCTCGGCTGGCTCATTGTTCAGGGAGTATGCTAGGAGAAAAGGGGTAAGCCTGGAGGAGTTGAGTAGGATAGCGTTGGAGGATCCCTCTATAGACCTCGAGATAGATAGGATGACCCTTGAAACAGTTAGGGACAGTGATGACATCGTTATCGATGGGCATCTAGCAGCCTGGATAGTATCTGACATCGTTGACTTAAAGATATATGTTACAGCTCCCCTCACGCTCAGGATACTCCGTGTAGCCGGCCGTGACAACACTCCCCTGGGTAAAGCGTTGGCTGAGACCCTTATAAGGGAGTATTCTCAGAGAAGAAGGTTCATGGAATACTACGGGATAGACATATATGATACCTCGATATTCGATTTAACTATAAACACAAAGCTAATCGGGGTCGAGGAGGCGTTTAACATTATTAAGTCTATAATAGATAAGATTTTAAAAGAGAAACATGGTAGTATGAGTGAATAG
- a CDS encoding 50S ribosomal protein L34e produces the protein MPRPMYRNRSWRRIIVKTPGGDVSVHYEKRRPNAARCAICGRPLNGVPALRPVELRKLAKTEKRPERPYGGYICHECLARGIREAVRQAL, from the coding sequence ATGCCTAGGCCAATGTATAGGAATAGGAGTTGGAGAAGAATTATTGTTAAAACACCTGGCGGAGATGTCAGTGTGCATTATGAGAAGAGGAGGCCTAATGCGGCTAGGTGTGCTATATGTGGTAGACCACTCAACGGGGTTCCAGCTCTAAGGCCGGTGGAGCTCCGTAAACTAGCTAAGACCGAGAAGCGTCCTGAGAGGCCCTATGGTGGCTATATATGTCACGAGTGCCTTGCAAGGGGTATAAGGGAGGCTGTGAGGCAAGCACTCTAA
- the secY gene encoding preprotein translocase subunit SecY, protein MGLLRVMAKIADYLPTAVKPQGKPSMYERLFWTGVALIVYMIMANTPLYGISYAGPEQILLIQIIFASNRGTLMELGIGPIVTAGLIIQILVGAKLINLDLTDPEDRKVFTASQKTLAVILAAFEAGMYVLSCRYWMPLGNPVTACSAGWHVRLIVWLQLFVASYLVIVLDETIQKGWGIGSGVSLFILAGVATTIFWNIFSTVTYQGQPIGFIPYMIQVISSGGGLGNVLFRPGGRDLVGLIATIVIMFILVYLSNMKVEIPVTSPRLQSIKTKIPLQFLYVTNIPVLFVGILYANILVFATLFRVYLASVVPPSFVDLLARYDTSGRLVGGLAYYLASPNGLYSALSDPAHLIVYSLLVFILAVLFGLMWVEVAGLNPAAQAEQLISSGFEVPGLRNNPKILEKILAKYIYPLTVLSSLIVAAIAVLADALGAYGTGTGILLAIGILQQYYALIAYERTLEAYPLLRRLVGE, encoded by the coding sequence ATGGGTTTACTCAGGGTGATGGCTAAAATAGCGGATTATCTACCTACAGCGGTTAAGCCGCAGGGCAAGCCCTCGATGTATGAGAGGCTGTTCTGGACCGGTGTGGCTTTAATAGTCTACATGATAATGGCTAATACACCGCTCTACGGTATATCCTATGCTGGACCTGAGCAGATATTATTAATACAGATAATATTCGCGTCCAACAGGGGTACGTTAATGGAGCTCGGTATAGGGCCTATTGTAACGGCAGGCTTGATAATTCAGATCCTTGTGGGTGCTAAGTTGATCAACCTTGATTTAACGGATCCCGAGGACAGGAAGGTTTTCACTGCTTCCCAGAAAACCCTAGCCGTTATACTGGCGGCCTTCGAGGCCGGAATGTACGTCTTGTCATGCAGGTACTGGATGCCTCTGGGTAATCCTGTGACAGCTTGTAGTGCTGGATGGCATGTCCGCTTAATAGTGTGGCTCCAATTATTCGTTGCATCCTACCTTGTAATAGTCCTGGATGAGACGATTCAAAAAGGCTGGGGTATAGGCTCCGGTGTCTCGCTGTTCATACTGGCTGGTGTTGCTACAACTATATTCTGGAATATCTTCAGCACTGTGACTTATCAGGGGCAGCCAATAGGCTTCATACCATACATGATCCAGGTGATAAGCAGTGGTGGTGGCTTAGGTAATGTATTGTTCAGGCCCGGCGGTAGAGACCTTGTTGGACTCATAGCTACTATAGTTATAATGTTTATCCTTGTATACTTGAGCAATATGAAGGTCGAAATACCCGTTACATCACCGAGGTTGCAGAGCATTAAGACCAAGATACCGCTCCAGTTCCTCTATGTAACCAATATACCCGTGTTATTTGTAGGTATACTTTACGCTAACATACTTGTCTTCGCAACATTGTTCAGGGTTTACCTTGCGTCAGTGGTGCCCCCGAGCTTTGTTGACCTATTAGCTAGATACGATACCTCAGGTAGGCTTGTCGGTGGATTAGCATACTACCTCGCATCGCCTAATGGCTTATATAGTGCTCTATCCGATCCGGCTCATCTAATAGTGTATAGTTTACTGGTCTTCATACTGGCAGTCCTATTCGGGTTGATGTGGGTCGAGGTCGCTGGATTAAACCCGGCTGCACAGGCTGAACAATTAATTAGTAGTGGATTCGAGGTTCCAGGGTTAAGAAACAACCCGAAGATTCTTGAGAAAATACTAGCCAAGTACATTTATCCCTTGACAGTGCTTTCAAGCCTTATTGTTGCAGCGATAGCTGTGCTAGCGGATGCATTAGGAGCCTATGGTACTGGCACCGGGATACTGCTGGCTATAGGTATCCTGCAGCAGTACTACGCGTTAATAGCTTACGAGAGAACTCTCGAGGCATACCCGTTGCTAAGGCGCCTTGTGGGAGAGTAG